From Arcticibacter tournemirensis, one genomic window encodes:
- a CDS encoding YdeI/OmpD-associated family protein: MNAKVDLFLNNATKWKEEMIMLRAIVLDSELAEDYKWMHPCYTFHGKNVVLIHGFKEYCALLFHKGALLEDPDGILIQQTENVQSARQIRFTDVSEIKQQTSTIKSYIKEAIEIEKSGRKLTLKKTSDYTVPAEFKTRLDQNTDLKNAFNALTPGRQRAYLFHFSQAKQSKTKESRIEKYIPKILAGKGLED, translated from the coding sequence ATGAATGCTAAAGTCGACCTGTTTTTAAATAATGCCACAAAGTGGAAAGAGGAAATGATAATGTTGAGAGCCATTGTTCTTGATAGTGAACTAGCTGAAGATTATAAATGGATGCATCCTTGCTACACCTTCCATGGTAAAAACGTCGTTTTGATCCACGGCTTTAAAGAATACTGTGCCTTACTGTTTCATAAAGGGGCACTACTCGAAGACCCCGATGGCATCTTAATCCAGCAAACAGAAAATGTTCAATCAGCCCGTCAAATCCGGTTTACAGATGTCAGTGAGATAAAACAACAAACGTCCACTATTAAATCCTACATCAAAGAAGCAATTGAAATCGAAAAGTCCGGAAGGAAGTTAACTTTAAAAAAAACATCAGATTATACTGTACCTGCCGAATTTAAAACAAGACTAGACCAGAATACTGATTTGAAGAACGCTTTTAACGCCTTAACACCAGGAAGGCAAAGAGCCTATCTATTTCATTTCTCACAAGCAAAACAGTCGAAAACAAAGGAATCGCGGATTGAAAAATACATTCCTAAAATTCTTGCAGGGAAAGGACTAGAAGACTGA
- a CDS encoding DoxX family protein, which yields MNKRNKFIYWMSTIPLALGMFSGGVAQILRVKESVEGILHLGYPVYFMTILGIWKVMGVVAILMPKFALLKEWAYAGFFFAMTGAVISHIIIKDSFAEFIAPLVFVALTVVSWYFRPENKKSFDQIKLVKNEC from the coding sequence GTGAACAAGCGTAATAAATTTATCTATTGGATGTCGACCATTCCTCTTGCCCTGGGAATGTTTTCAGGGGGAGTGGCGCAGATCTTAAGGGTCAAAGAAAGCGTAGAGGGTATCTTACATCTGGGGTACCCGGTATATTTTATGACCATACTTGGGATATGGAAGGTGATGGGTGTGGTGGCTATACTAATGCCTAAATTCGCATTGCTGAAGGAATGGGCGTATGCCGGCTTTTTCTTTGCAATGACAGGCGCAGTAATCTCACATATTATCATTAAGGATAGCTTTGCAGAATTTATAGCTCCGCTAGTTTTTGTTGCACTTACTGTAGTATCCTGGTATTTCAGACCTGAGAACAAAAAATCTTTCGATCAAATAAAGTTGGTTAAAAATGAATGCTAA
- a CDS encoding SRPBCC family protein → MEQKTNIRAEEGKQELIITREFDLPLELLFKAYEDADIVEQWMGTKVLKLENKKHGSWQFETSYDGKVVFGANGVVLEFIPNEKITRTFEMENSPFPVQLEFFEFEKLTDDTSRLTMQIVFKSVEFRNQLLQMPFAQGLNMAHNRLQEIVKRLK, encoded by the coding sequence ATGGAACAGAAAACGAATATCAGGGCCGAAGAGGGTAAACAGGAACTTATTATTACGAGGGAATTTGATTTGCCTTTGGAGCTGCTTTTTAAAGCCTATGAAGATGCAGATATTGTAGAACAATGGATGGGGACAAAAGTGCTGAAGCTTGAAAACAAGAAGCATGGAAGCTGGCAATTTGAAACCTCTTATGACGGAAAGGTCGTATTCGGTGCGAATGGAGTGGTACTCGAATTTATTCCGAATGAAAAAATTACGCGGACTTTCGAGATGGAAAATAGTCCGTTTCCTGTTCAATTAGAATTTTTTGAATTTGAGAAATTAACCGACGATACCAGCAGGTTAACGATGCAAATTGTTTTCAAGTCGGTTGAATTCAGAAACCAGTTACTTCAAATGCCATTTGCTCAAGGTTTAAATATGGCTCACAACCGCTTACAGGAAATCGTAAAGAGACTAAAATAA
- a CDS encoding ArsR/SmtB family transcription factor, translating into MNLRRDVFQAIADPTRRAILMLVATQSMTAGAIASNFDTARPTVSKHLQILTECELLRPEQSGREIYYHVNAKKMKEIADFIEPFRRMWDDRFNKLESIMKNYKNK; encoded by the coding sequence ATGAATTTAAGGAGAGACGTATTTCAGGCAATTGCCGATCCTACAAGGCGGGCAATATTGATGCTGGTAGCAACTCAGTCAATGACTGCAGGGGCAATTGCCTCAAATTTTGACACGGCAAGGCCGACAGTATCAAAGCATCTTCAAATACTTACAGAATGCGAATTACTCAGACCCGAGCAAAGCGGAAGGGAGATTTACTACCATGTTAACGCGAAAAAGATGAAAGAGATAGCCGACTTCATAGAACCATTTAGAAGGATGTGGGATGACCGGTTTAACAAATTAGAATCAATAATGAAAAACTATAAAAACAAATAG